In Thermococcus alcaliphilus, one DNA window encodes the following:
- a CDS encoding peroxiredoxin, with product MEMVAIGEKFPEVEVKTTHGVIKLPDYFAEKGKWFLLFSHPADFTPVCTTEFYALQKRIDKFRELGVEPIGLSVDQVFSHIKWMEWIKENLGEEITFPVIADDRGDLADRLGMIPSGATITARAVFVVDDKGVIRAIVYYPAEVGRDWDEILRLVKALKISTEKGVALPHKWPNNELIGNKVIVPPASTVDQVKEREEAKAKGEIECYDWWFCYKKLE from the coding sequence ATGGAGATGGTAGCTATCGGTGAAAAGTTTCCAGAGGTTGAGGTAAAAACAACCCACGGGGTAATAAAGCTTCCAGACTACTTTGCAGAAAAGGGCAAGTGGTTCTTGCTTTTCAGCCACCCAGCAGATTTCACTCCCGTCTGTACTACCGAGTTCTACGCTCTACAAAAGAGAATTGATAAGTTCAGAGAACTTGGTGTTGAGCCTATAGGACTCAGCGTTGACCAAGTATTCAGCCACATCAAATGGATGGAATGGATCAAGGAGAACCTCGGTGAGGAAATAACTTTCCCAGTTATCGCTGACGACAGGGGAGACTTGGCTGATAGACTCGGCATGATACCGAGTGGTGCAACAATAACAGCCAGGGCGGTCTTTGTGGTTGATGACAAAGGCGTTATCAGGGCAATAGTCTATTACCCAGCCGAAGTTGGTAGAGATTGGGACGAGATTTTAAGGCTCGTCAAGGCTCTAAAGATAAGCACAGAAAAGGGAGTTGCTTTGCCTCACAAGTGGCCCAACAATGAGCTTATAGGTAACAAAGTCATTGTCCCACCAGCTAGCACAGTTGACCAAGTTAAAGAACGCGAAGAGGCCAAAGCCAAGGGCGAGATAGAGTGCTACGACTGGTGGTTCTGCTACAAGAAGCTTGAATGA
- a CDS encoding NADH-quinone oxidoreductase subunit D, translating to MVSQQELIREARENGMELLPLEKDTYELFFGPQHMATENYSLILKMDGNRVVKAIANPGFLHRGFEKLAEYRPWYTNIALLLRICVPEPDVPEAIYSMAVDELMGWEVPERAQWIRTTVLEMARVSAYLFWTMGMAFKLGVYTAGQWAAAYRERFMALFEQLTGARVYHIYTIPGGVRRDIPGDKWLRQLKDTVEYLKDKLKDFDNVLFENYITFKRLEGIGVMDKKFALEEGVTGPNLRATGVRADVRKLDPYLLYPELDFEVPVLREGDALARALVRRFELEQDLYILEQLLEMGPPSGPYKVEHAGFKALPRFKVPAGDAYAHVESSKGDFGAYVVSDGGNKPYRVQIRGPSIAHGIRVIEQLLVGARLADVPVILVSLDNCPPDIDR from the coding sequence ATGGTTTCACAACAAGAGTTGATTAGAGAAGCGAGAGAAAATGGGATGGAGCTTTTACCCCTTGAGAAGGACACTTACGAGTTGTTCTTTGGGCCACAGCACATGGCCACCGAGAACTACAGCCTAATCCTTAAAATGGATGGTAACAGGGTAGTCAAAGCCATAGCTAACCCAGGATTCCTCCACAGGGGTTTTGAAAAGCTTGCCGAATATAGGCCTTGGTATACCAACATAGCTCTCCTCCTTAGAATATGTGTTCCTGAGCCGGATGTGCCGGAGGCAATCTACTCAATGGCCGTGGACGAGCTCATGGGATGGGAGGTTCCAGAGAGAGCTCAATGGATCAGGACAACAGTCCTCGAGATGGCGAGGGTTAGTGCTTACCTGTTCTGGACTATGGGAATGGCGTTTAAGCTAGGTGTTTATACCGCTGGACAGTGGGCTGCCGCTTATAGAGAGAGGTTCATGGCGCTCTTCGAGCAGCTTACTGGAGCAAGGGTTTACCACATCTATACAATCCCCGGGGGAGTTAGGAGAGACATACCCGGAGACAAGTGGTTAAGGCAGCTGAAGGACACTGTGGAGTATCTAAAAGACAAGCTTAAAGACTTTGACAACGTCCTATTCGAAAACTACATCACATTCAAGAGGCTTGAAGGAATTGGGGTTATGGACAAGAAATTTGCCTTGGAAGAAGGCGTAACCGGGCCAAACCTCAGAGCGACGGGAGTTAGAGCTGATGTTAGAAAGCTCGACCCATATCTCCTTTACCCAGAACTTGATTTCGAGGTGCCAGTGCTTAGAGAGGGAGACGCGTTGGCAAGAGCTCTCGTAAGAAGGTTTGAACTTGAACAGGATCTCTACATCCTCGAACAGCTCCTTGAAATGGGGCCGCCGAGCGGACCCTATAAGGTAGAGCATGCTGGCTTCAAGGCTCTTCCAAGGTTTAAAGTTCCAGCTGGAGACGCTTACGCTCACGTGGAATCAAGTAAAGGGGACTTTGGAGCTTATGTCGTGAGCGATGGAGGAAACAAGCCTTACAGGGTTCAGATAAGAGGCCCAAGCATAGCCCACGGAATCAGAGTGATAGAGCAACTTTTAGTGGGAGCAAGGTTAGCAGACGTGCCCGTGATTTTGGTGAGCCTTGATAACTGCCCACCCGATATAGATAGGTGA
- a CDS encoding NuoB/complex I 20 kDa subunit family protein yields MVDWRLYEPLINFARKRSMWIVAFCTGCGGIEMPPLMTSRYDLERFGMMPNPAPRMADLFLITGYVTPKTLKRIIITYEMQPDPKYVLAHGSCPLNGGIYWDAYNAIKHLDKYIPVDVAIAGCMPRPEAVMDGIKKMMELIETGKADGWKRYKENYEYYKKNQDELFGEGWRERTARRWIPWLMNKKKEIGGGKQ; encoded by the coding sequence ATGGTAGATTGGAGGTTGTATGAACCGCTCATCAACTTTGCGAGAAAGAGAAGCATGTGGATTGTTGCATTTTGTACGGGATGTGGGGGTATAGAGATGCCCCCATTAATGACCTCTAGATATGACCTAGAGCGTTTCGGTATGATGCCTAATCCAGCGCCGAGAATGGCCGATCTCTTCCTCATTACCGGTTATGTAACTCCAAAGACACTCAAGAGGATAATCATAACCTATGAGATGCAGCCCGACCCGAAGTACGTCCTTGCCCACGGTTCATGTCCCCTTAATGGCGGCATTTACTGGGACGCTTACAACGCAATAAAGCACCTCGATAAGTACATCCCGGTGGATGTGGCAATAGCCGGTTGTATGCCGAGGCCAGAGGCTGTAATGGATGGAATAAAGAAGATGATGGAATTGATCGAGACGGGCAAAGCCGATGGATGGAAGCGCTATAAGGAAAACTACGAGTACTACAAGAAGAACCAAGACGAGCTCTTTGGCGAGGGCTGGAGAGAGAGAACCGCGAGAAGATGGATACCCTGGCTTATGAACAAGAAGAAAGAAATCGGGGGAGGAAAGCAATGA
- a CDS encoding 2-oxoacid:acceptor oxidoreductase subunit alpha yields MVEFKEDVSIVLGGAAGQGIQTVEEILTRVLKLSGYNVYANKEYMSRVRGGINTTEIRVSSKKVRAFVRRIDILIPFKRGVLPWVEKRLTENTVVLGEKENVEEEYLSRVNFVEVPLNEMAKEVGSPLYLNTIAAGVVVGLFHGDFEVLEEYLRKRFGSKGEEVVLKNIEAARKGYELGVKLCEDGTIGIEVKRDENVKKEVLLSGTEAVALGAVAGGMNFLSFYPMSPSTGVAVFSAQHAEDFEIIVEQVEDEIAAINMALGAWFAGARGMVTTSGGGFALMSEALSLAGMAENPVVIHLAQRPGPATGLPTRTMQGDLNLVLYSGHGEFPRIVLAPGSIEEAFYLTAEAFNLADKYQVPVIILTDQYFVDTYYNLPELDLSKIKVEKYIVESDEDYKRYKLTEDGISPRSIPGYGKGVVVANGNEHDEWGDITEDEELSRLMQEKRAIKKLETIRKNAMMPELVGREDAKYVIVAWGSTYHVIREALEVLNREDIAFLHFKWVYPLPEKVKGLLEGKVIIDIEQNVTAQFAELLKKEFGVEVHHKILEYDGRPFSVEEILDALKEVLE; encoded by the coding sequence ATGGTCGAGTTTAAGGAAGATGTTTCTATTGTTTTGGGTGGTGCAGCAGGTCAGGGAATTCAGACAGTTGAAGAGATTCTTACAAGGGTTTTGAAGCTTTCTGGTTATAACGTCTATGCAAACAAAGAGTACATGTCGAGGGTTAGAGGTGGTATAAACACCACCGAAATCAGAGTATCATCAAAAAAGGTAAGAGCATTTGTAAGGAGAATCGATATCTTAATCCCGTTCAAACGTGGAGTTCTTCCTTGGGTGGAAAAGAGGCTCACAGAGAACACAGTGGTTTTGGGCGAAAAGGAAAACGTTGAGGAGGAATACCTCAGCAGAGTAAACTTTGTTGAAGTGCCTCTCAATGAAATGGCAAAAGAAGTTGGCAGTCCTCTGTATTTAAACACAATAGCAGCGGGAGTTGTGGTTGGACTCTTCCACGGGGACTTTGAGGTTCTTGAGGAATATCTGAGAAAAAGATTTGGCAGCAAAGGAGAAGAGGTTGTGTTAAAAAACATTGAAGCCGCTAGGAAAGGTTATGAGCTTGGAGTAAAGCTGTGTGAAGATGGAACAATTGGGATTGAGGTTAAAAGAGACGAAAACGTTAAGAAAGAGGTTCTTTTAAGCGGCACCGAGGCTGTAGCCTTGGGTGCAGTTGCGGGGGGAATGAACTTCTTGAGCTTTTATCCCATGAGCCCCTCCACAGGTGTTGCCGTCTTTTCTGCCCAGCATGCCGAGGACTTTGAAATAATAGTGGAGCAGGTAGAGGATGAGATAGCTGCAATAAACATGGCTCTGGGAGCATGGTTTGCCGGTGCAAGGGGAATGGTAACAACCTCGGGAGGCGGCTTTGCCTTGATGAGCGAAGCCCTAAGCTTAGCTGGAATGGCAGAAAATCCAGTGGTAATACACCTTGCTCAAAGGCCGGGGCCTGCTACAGGTTTGCCCACAAGAACAATGCAAGGCGACCTGAACCTTGTTCTTTATTCTGGCCATGGTGAATTTCCGCGCATAGTTCTCGCGCCAGGGAGCATTGAGGAGGCTTTTTACCTTACGGCAGAGGCTTTCAATTTAGCGGACAAATACCAAGTGCCTGTGATAATCTTAACGGATCAATACTTTGTCGATACCTACTACAACCTTCCAGAGCTTGATCTAAGCAAAATTAAGGTGGAAAAGTACATTGTGGAGAGCGATGAGGACTACAAGAGGTACAAGCTCACCGAAGATGGCATTTCTCCAAGGAGCATTCCCGGATACGGAAAGGGTGTTGTGGTGGCTAACGGAAACGAACACGACGAGTGGGGAGACATAACCGAAGACGAGGAACTTTCAAGGCTGATGCAGGAGAAAAGGGCAATAAAGAAACTTGAAACAATAAGGAAAAATGCCATGATGCCAGAACTTGTGGGGAGAGAGGATGCAAAATACGTCATTGTCGCATGGGGTTCAACCTACCATGTGATAAGAGAAGCCCTCGAAGTTCTCAACAGGGAAGACATAGCGTTTCTGCACTTTAAGTGGGTGTATCCTCTGCCCGAGAAGGTTAAAGGTCTCTTGGAAGGCAAAGTGATAATAGACATCGAGCAAAATGTTACAGCACAGTTCGCAGAGCTTTTAAAGAAAGAGTTTGGAGTAGAAGTGCATCACAAGATTTTGGAGTATGATGGGAGGCCCTTCTCCGTTGAAGAGATTCTTGATGCTCTTAAGGAGGTGTTAGAATGA
- a CDS encoding DUF1122 family protein, producing the protein MIENAVEELLSGIKVGEFEIYAEKYPGRFPNEALLEIFIEKGSLRDHLLYARIYFGRRYYSSWVEVSSINPTPNVGLLYFNSPVEETLLELFASHLKPGEHIFVSYVEDLETKRALYFGAPAPTTRLGFKLFNLGFTWFKDWYFPEGFKEGGEKLQAEKPLNEEQRRVHLLNIRKELEEFLERGEIRDKYLLGALKRGQMLLNSLNELI; encoded by the coding sequence ATGATTGAAAACGCCGTTGAAGAACTGCTGAGTGGAATTAAAGTTGGAGAATTTGAGATATATGCGGAAAAATACCCCGGCAGATTTCCAAACGAGGCTCTTCTTGAGATTTTCATTGAGAAAGGTTCTTTAAGGGATCACCTCCTTTACGCAAGGATTTATTTTGGTAGGAGGTACTACAGCTCTTGGGTTGAGGTTTCCTCCATAAATCCGACTCCAAACGTTGGGCTGCTGTACTTCAATTCCCCCGTAGAAGAGACCCTGCTGGAGCTTTTTGCGAGTCATTTAAAACCCGGAGAGCATATCTTTGTTAGCTATGTTGAAGACCTTGAAACCAAAAGGGCTCTCTATTTTGGGGCTCCGGCTCCAACAACAAGGCTCGGCTTTAAGCTTTTTAACTTGGGCTTTACGTGGTTCAAGGACTGGTACTTTCCGGAGGGCTTTAAAGAAGGAGGAGAAAAACTCCAGGCCGAAAAACCCTTAAACGAAGAGCAAAGACGAGTTCATCTTTTGAACATAAGGAAGGAACTCGAAGAGTTCCTTGAAAGAGGTGAAATAAGGGACAAATATCTTTTGGGGGCACTAAAAAGGGGACAAATGCTTTTAAATTCGCTAAACGAACTCATATGA
- a CDS encoding FprA family A-type flavoprotein translates to MPKVWIEKLLDEPELYLLRIDDDKIKYFEATWDIPEGITYNAYLMKTDSAVVLFDAWKKDYVDQFLEALSSIVDPKQITHIVVHHMEPDHSGSLPKILELNGYKAKIIGTIFAKRLLEAFYDIKENVHAIEDGEELKIGNRTLKFITVPWLHWPDTMITYVVEDKIIFGCDAGGGYSIPEAIDDSDDEVVEKYLPYVTKYIVTVIGHYHKYIVENIEKIKELGIVDDVRMILPGHGLIWRKNPQKIFEHYANVGAGVPKKGKVLVVYDSMYGFVEESVRVAVNELERLGFTPVVYRYTDKEAPAVSDILGEVPDSEALIIGASTYEAGIHPRIRYLLYEMLDKANYEKPVLILGTFGWAGVAGREIETLIKRSKFDHVDTIEVKGRTTPEDEVRIREGVRELVKRLRR, encoded by the coding sequence ATGCCAAAGGTTTGGATAGAGAAACTTCTTGATGAACCTGAGCTCTACCTTTTGAGGATTGACGATGACAAAATAAAATACTTCGAGGCAACGTGGGATATCCCAGAGGGAATAACCTATAATGCTTACCTCATGAAGACAGATAGTGCGGTTGTCCTTTTTGATGCCTGGAAAAAAGACTATGTGGATCAATTTCTTGAGGCACTCTCAAGTATAGTTGACCCCAAGCAGATAACCCACATAGTTGTCCACCACATGGAGCCGGATCACAGCGGCTCTTTACCAAAAATCCTCGAATTAAACGGGTACAAGGCGAAGATCATAGGCACTATATTTGCAAAGAGACTTTTAGAGGCGTTTTATGATATCAAAGAGAACGTTCATGCAATTGAAGATGGAGAAGAACTGAAGATAGGTAACAGGACCTTAAAGTTCATAACGGTTCCATGGCTTCACTGGCCCGATACCATGATAACCTATGTTGTTGAGGACAAGATAATTTTTGGCTGTGATGCAGGAGGAGGATACTCAATTCCCGAAGCCATAGATGACAGTGACGATGAAGTCGTTGAGAAATATCTCCCCTACGTTACCAAGTACATAGTTACTGTTATCGGCCACTACCACAAGTACATCGTGGAGAACATTGAGAAGATAAAAGAGCTCGGCATAGTGGACGATGTCAGGATGATTCTTCCGGGGCATGGATTGATATGGCGTAAGAACCCACAGAAGATTTTTGAACACTATGCAAATGTCGGCGCTGGAGTTCCAAAGAAAGGCAAAGTTTTGGTGGTTTACGATTCAATGTATGGCTTCGTTGAGGAAAGCGTTAGAGTGGCAGTTAACGAGCTAGAAAGACTCGGCTTCACTCCGGTAGTTTACAGATACACCGACAAAGAGGCTCCAGCGGTGAGCGACATTCTTGGAGAAGTTCCAGATAGTGAAGCCCTTATCATTGGAGCTTCAACATATGAAGCAGGCATACACCCGAGAATAAGGTATCTTCTCTATGAGATGCTCGATAAAGCCAACTATGAAAAGCCTGTTCTTATACTAGGAACATTCGGATGGGCAGGAGTGGCTGGAAGAGAGATAGAGACACTAATCAAGAGGTCAAAGTTCGATCACGTGGATACAATAGAGGTAAAGGGCAGAACTACGCCAGAAGATGAGGTAAGAATCAGAGAAGGGGTTAGAGAACTCGTAAAAAGGCTCAGAAGGTGA
- a CDS encoding ferritin-like domain-containing protein → MIFVEKRSNIIEKLEAFSEKEILSYAIASERELELFYRDLSKDKGQLIAEFLETVANDEKAHWEVLLGIYREKFGEETLQLVESVSSVHASLSTETCQNLVDALRIVLENEENTYRIYNYLSKKASEHRDVFEYLATQEAGHIEALKMYKDYFEAQLEGNEISKTPITAQLFSNPEQYYKPRTKPY, encoded by the coding sequence GTGATTTTTGTGGAAAAAAGGAGCAATATTATTGAGAAACTGGAGGCTTTTTCTGAAAAAGAAATACTAAGCTATGCGATTGCTTCTGAGAGAGAACTCGAACTTTTCTATAGAGACCTTTCAAAAGATAAGGGGCAGCTGATAGCAGAGTTTCTTGAAACGGTTGCCAACGATGAGAAAGCTCATTGGGAAGTCCTTCTGGGAATTTATAGAGAAAAATTTGGGGAGGAAACATTGCAGTTAGTTGAAAGCGTATCGTCAGTTCATGCTTCTCTATCCACCGAAACCTGTCAGAACTTAGTTGATGCCCTTAGGATCGTTCTTGAAAATGAAGAAAACACATACAGAATTTATAATTATCTCTCCAAAAAAGCCTCTGAACATAGGGACGTCTTTGAATACTTGGCAACTCAAGAAGCAGGCCATATAGAGGCCTTAAAAATGTACAAGGACTATTTTGAAGCCCAACTTGAGGGGAATGAGATCTCCAAAACCCCTATAACAGCACAGCTCTTTTCAAACCCTGAACAGTATTATAAGCCGAGGACAAAACCCTATTGA
- a CDS encoding thiamine pyrophosphate-dependent enzyme, protein MISPLIFEPERPGSKDIAWCPGCGNFGIRNILRSAFAELNLRPQDVVIISGIGQAAKMPHYINVNGYHTLHGRSIPIATAVKAANPSLTVIAEGGDGDMYAEGGNHLLHAIRRNPDITVLVHDNQIYGLTKGQASPTTMLGMKTPTQPWGVFEEPFNPIALAIALDASFVARTFMGYFKESVEIIKKAIQHKGLAIVDIFHPCVSFNKVNTYEWYREHTYWMKDHNPYDREEAFKRAIESDPLPLGVFYIHEKPTFEELVPAYKRDKTPLWQRNPKLEEIGKILEAKRTF, encoded by the coding sequence ATGATCTCTCCGCTTATTTTTGAACCCGAAAGACCCGGAAGCAAGGACATAGCCTGGTGTCCCGGGTGTGGAAACTTCGGTATTAGAAACATCTTGAGGTCTGCTTTTGCCGAGCTCAACCTAAGGCCGCAGGATGTTGTCATAATAAGTGGAATTGGCCAAGCTGCAAAGATGCCCCACTACATAAACGTTAACGGCTACCATACCCTTCACGGTCGTTCAATTCCAATAGCTACAGCTGTTAAAGCTGCAAATCCATCTTTGACGGTAATAGCGGAGGGTGGAGATGGAGACATGTACGCTGAAGGAGGCAACCACCTTCTCCATGCCATAAGAAGAAACCCAGACATAACGGTTTTAGTCCACGACAACCAGATTTATGGTTTGACTAAAGGCCAAGCTTCTCCCACAACAATGCTGGGGATGAAAACTCCTACTCAACCTTGGGGAGTCTTTGAAGAGCCATTCAACCCAATAGCCTTGGCAATAGCCCTGGATGCATCTTTTGTAGCAAGGACTTTCATGGGATACTTCAAAGAGAGCGTGGAGATAATCAAAAAGGCCATCCAGCATAAAGGATTAGCCATAGTAGACATCTTCCATCCATGTGTGAGCTTCAACAAGGTGAACACCTACGAATGGTATCGCGAGCACACTTACTGGATGAAAGACCACAACCCGTACGATAGGGAGGAGGCATTTAAGAGAGCTATAGAGAGCGATCCCCTCCCGCTGGGAGTGTTCTACATCCACGAAAAGCCAACCTTTGAAGAGCTGGTTCCAGCTTATAAAAGGGACAAAACACCGCTGTGGCAGAGGAATCCTAAGCTTGAAGAAATTGGAAAAATTTTGGAGGCTAAGAGAACGTTTTGA
- a CDS encoding N-glycosylase/DNA lyase produces MKVEALKNILKELGIECARTIEEKVDLQFSALENLYKNLNDDELFLKLVVANSIVSYQLSAKGEQWWWEFSRYFSKNPPKGIVAAYSEFLPNSKTNRRLIQPKLNRLKKLEPFLSSLTMEDLRDYYHNMLRFRDHLARVMNSKEDAKTIVFAVKMFGYASRIAFKEFIPYPMEIDIPKDFRIENYTKRFTSEEPVKFWRKISREVGVPPLHIDSILWPVLGGDRRVIERLKKHCEKSELVLQLVSL; encoded by the coding sequence TTGAAAGTTGAAGCCCTCAAGAACATTCTTAAAGAACTCGGTATTGAATGCGCTAGAACCATCGAGGAGAAGGTTGACCTGCAGTTTTCAGCTTTGGAGAACCTTTACAAAAACCTTAATGATGATGAGCTCTTTCTCAAGCTTGTGGTAGCCAATTCAATTGTTAGCTATCAGCTTTCTGCTAAAGGAGAACAATGGTGGTGGGAATTCTCGAGGTACTTTTCAAAAAACCCTCCAAAAGGCATCGTAGCGGCTTACTCCGAATTTTTGCCAAACTCAAAAACCAACAGGAGATTAATCCAGCCGAAGTTAAATCGTCTTAAAAAGCTGGAGCCTTTTTTAAGCTCCCTAACGATGGAGGATTTAAGGGATTACTATCACAATATGCTGAGATTTCGGGATCATTTGGCAAGGGTCATGAATTCAAAGGAAGATGCAAAAACCATTGTTTTTGCTGTAAAAATGTTCGGCTATGCATCAAGGATAGCTTTCAAAGAGTTCATTCCCTATCCAATGGAAATCGACATCCCAAAAGACTTCAGAATCGAAAACTACACAAAAAGATTTACATCCGAGGAGCCAGTAAAATTCTGGAGAAAAATTTCGAGGGAAGTTGGTGTGCCGCCCCTCCACATAGATTCTATCCTCTGGCCCGTACTTGGAGGAGATAGAAGGGTCATTGAGAGACTGAAAAAGCACTGTGAAAAATCCGAGCTAGTTTTACAACTTGTGTCTCTTTGA
- the nuoI gene encoding NADH-quinone oxidoreductase subunit NuoI, with the protein MESAKQVEFKVAPEEKVKKKPSFLKPWLGLKYLFKKPVTIKIPYEQTQIAEKYRGFHTLNWKTCIGCNMCGQICPARAIEMTWIEGEKRPHPKVDYGRCTFCQFCVDVCPTNALGYVENYILTTEWKEEELELFDWVPLPEEKVRKFKDYRHPLAKIEHLEEGKVRYILRDGDVVEFRILGYGLKPPAKPKPPEKKEAKEEKKAE; encoded by the coding sequence ATGGAGAGCGCAAAGCAGGTTGAATTTAAAGTTGCCCCTGAAGAGAAAGTCAAGAAGAAACCTTCATTCCTCAAGCCATGGCTTGGGCTTAAGTATCTCTTCAAAAAGCCCGTCACCATTAAGATCCCCTATGAACAAACGCAAATAGCCGAGAAGTATAGGGGGTTCCACACGCTTAACTGGAAAACGTGCATAGGCTGTAACATGTGTGGCCAGATATGTCCTGCAAGGGCAATAGAGATGACCTGGATAGAGGGAGAAAAGAGACCCCATCCTAAAGTAGACTACGGACGCTGTACTTTCTGCCAGTTCTGTGTTGATGTGTGTCCAACGAATGCCTTAGGCTATGTGGAAAACTACATCCTCACAACCGAGTGGAAAGAGGAAGAGCTCGAGCTATTTGACTGGGTTCCCCTGCCAGAGGAGAAAGTAAGGAAGTTCAAAGACTACAGGCATCCCTTAGCTAAGATAGAGCACCTCGAGGAGGGTAAAGTTAGATACATCTTGAGGGATGGTGACGTTGTAGAGTTCAGGATTCTCGGCTATGGCCTCAAACCACCGGCAAAGCCCAAGCCACCCGAGAAGAAAGAAGCTAAAGAAGAAAAGAAAGCCGAGTAA
- a CDS encoding peroxiredoxin: protein MIGEKAPDFVLKDQNGEEFKLSDFRGKKVLLSFHPLAWTGICEKQMKALEENYEKFETLNVLPVGISVDPVPSKKAWAEHMGLKKLGILSDFWPHGEVAKLYGLFREKDGISERANVLVDEEGKIAFYKVYPIGELPNLEEIFEFLEG, encoded by the coding sequence GTGATTGGAGAAAAAGCACCGGATTTTGTGTTGAAAGACCAAAATGGAGAGGAATTTAAGCTTTCGGATTTTAGAGGGAAGAAAGTTCTCCTATCCTTCCACCCACTGGCATGGACAGGTATTTGCGAAAAGCAGATGAAAGCTTTGGAAGAAAACTACGAAAAATTTGAAACCCTAAACGTTCTCCCGGTTGGTATAAGCGTTGATCCCGTGCCGAGTAAAAAGGCCTGGGCTGAACACATGGGGCTTAAGAAACTCGGGATTCTGAGCGACTTTTGGCCTCATGGTGAGGTTGCAAAGCTATATGGACTTTTTAGAGAAAAGGATGGCATTTCAGAAAGGGCAAACGTTTTGGTTGATGAAGAAGGAAAGATAGCCTTCTACAAAGTTTACCCAATAGGGGAGCTTCCCAACTTGGAAGAGATATTCGAGTTTCTGGAAGGGTGA
- a CDS encoding NADH-quinone oxidoreductase subunit C — protein sequence MSLEKEQVIVDTILQKAPYAEGKVRRQRRIEFKIPADRIRDFLTLLKENNFESMMQITAVDWPKDGEIELVYQMWSYTYAVHAFVKTRIPRDVDKAKVPSVRDIYPAAETYERDAHEFYKVTFEGNDKLEMPWILEDEDREAGVSHRKDFDMLSYVKRKYKLLDRFEEDKENYVI from the coding sequence ATGAGCCTTGAAAAAGAGCAGGTAATCGTAGATACCATACTCCAAAAAGCACCATACGCAGAGGGAAAGGTTAGAAGGCAGAGAAGAATAGAGTTCAAGATTCCAGCTGACAGGATAAGGGACTTTCTTACTCTCCTCAAGGAAAACAACTTTGAGTCAATGATGCAGATAACGGCGGTTGATTGGCCAAAGGACGGCGAGATAGAGCTTGTTTACCAGATGTGGAGCTACACATATGCAGTTCATGCCTTTGTAAAGACGAGGATTCCAAGGGACGTTGATAAAGCAAAGGTTCCAAGTGTTAGGGACATTTATCCAGCTGCAGAAACCTATGAGAGAGACGCTCATGAATTCTACAAGGTAACCTTTGAAGGTAACGATAAGCTTGAAATGCCGTGGATTCTCGAAGATGAGGACAGAGAAGCTGGGGTTTCTCACAGGAAGGACTTTGACATGCTTAGCTATGTCAAGAGGAAGTACAAACTGCTCGATAGGTTTGAAGAGGATAAGGAGAACTATGTGATCTGA